In Candidatus Omnitrophota bacterium, the sequence AAGCGTATTTATTATGGAAGCGAGTGTCGAATATTCTTGCGGCATGTTAATCCCCTCCCTTTTTTAGTAGGATAGCTTTCATCTAATAGGACGGGCGGCAGGTTAAAATCTAACACTATTTCTTGTTCGAGGGTCGGGTATGGGTATGCTTTTGAGCAGCTTTTTAGTATATTCGTGGCGGGGGTTTGTATAGACTGTTTTCACATCGCCTGTTTCTACGATCTTACCGTTATACATGACGGCCACGTGATCGGCAATATTTGCCACTACACTCAAATCGTGGCTTATAAATAGATACGTCAGGTTAAGGCGGGTTTTAAGGTCGGCCAGGAGTGTCAATATCTTCGCGCGTATAGAGACATCTAAGCTTGAGACGGGTTCATCGCAGACTATGAATTTTGGTTCCAGGATTACAGCCCGGGCTATTCCTATCCTCTGGCGCTCGCCTCCGGAAAACTGATGCGGGTACCTCTTTTTGTGTTCCTTTTTGAGGTCTACCGTTTCAAGGACATGATCGCATCTTTTATCTATTTCGCCGGCTGTATAGTTGCCGTGCAATATAAGCCCTTCCGAAATTATGCTGCGTACGTTCATGCGCGGGTTGAGCGAGCTGAACGGATCCTGGAATATCATCTGCATATCTTTTCGAAGACGGAGCATTTCTTTCTTTGCCAATCCGAATATATGACGGCCGTCGAATACGACATCGCCTGCATTCGGCGCCAAAAGGCCAAGCAACAGCCTTCCCGCCGTCGTCTTGCCGGAACCGGATTCCCCTACAAGCGCAAATGTCTCGCCTTTTCCTATAGAGAACGAGATATCGTCCACGGCTTTCACGAAACCGGATGTCTTTTGGAAAACGCCGCGTTTTATAGGAAAATATTTACTCAGCGATTTTACCGTTATCATTTGAAGCCCTTAAATTGTATTTTAGGCACCGCTGCCAATAACTCTTTGGTATAGGCATCTTTGGGCGAATAGAATATATCATCCACGCCCCCCGCTTCCACTATTTTTCCTTTTTTCATTACGCATACAGACTCTGCCAGCTGGGCGACTATGCCGAAATCATGCGTTATAAACAGGACCGACATATTATGCTTCTCTCTTATCTCACGAAAAAGCTCAAGTATTTCCGCCTGTATAGTCACATCAAGCGCGGTCGTCGGCTCATCCGCTATCAAAAGTTTAGGATTAAGGGATAACGCCATGGCTATCATGGCCCTCTGCCTCATACCGCCGCTCAAGCGGTGCGGATAGTCATAAAAGATCCTCTCCGGATCAGGAAGGTGGACCTCCCCTAAAAGCCCAAGAGCGCGTCTTTTTGCTTCGCGCTTTGGTATTTTGACGTGCGCCAATATCTGTTCGATTATCTGCTCGCCCACGGTCATAACGGGATTCAACGCCGTCAACGGCTCCTGAAACACCATTGATATCTCTTTACCCCGTATAGCGCGCATCTCTTCCGGCGAAAGTTTAAAAAGCGGTTTTCCATCAAAGATCACTTCGCCGCCGGTTATCCTGCCGGGCTCATCCACAAGCCGCAGGATAGAGAGCGCCGTAACACTTTTGCCGGAACCGGATTCTCCGACAAGCCCTAAAGTCTCGCTCGTGCCGACTGAAAAGCTGACACCGTCAACAGCCTTCCTCACGCCGTCTCTTGTATAAAAATATGTGCTTAAATTTTTAACTTCCAGCAGTGCCATTTTATAACCTCTGGAGCCGCGGATCTAAAATCGTGCGCAACCCCTCGCCTACTAAATAAAAACTCAATACCGTCATCAATATCGCAAGCCCCGGAAAAAGCGTCAGCCACCAGGCGCTGTCTATATAGAAACGGCCGGTGCTTATTATATTGCCCCAGCTCGGCGTGGGGATCTGGACGCCGAGGCCTAAAAAGCTCAACCCGCTTTCAAGTAATATCGCGCCGCCCACGCTTAATGTGGCGCTTACAAAAACCGGCGCGAGGGCGTTAGGCAATATATGCCTGAAGGCT encodes:
- a CDS encoding ATP-binding cassette domain-containing protein, which translates into the protein MITVKSLSKYFPIKRGVFQKTSGFVKAVDDISFSIGKGETFALVGESGSGKTTAGRLLLGLLAPNAGDVVFDGRHIFGLAKKEMLRLRKDMQMIFQDPFSSLNPRMNVRSIISEGLILHGNYTAGEIDKRCDHVLETVDLKKEHKKRYPHQFSGGERQRIGIARAVILEPKFIVCDEPVSSLDVSIRAKILTLLADLKTRLNLTYLFISHDLSVVANIADHVAVMYNGKIVETGDVKTVYTNPRHEYTKKLLKSIPIPDPRTRNSVRF
- a CDS encoding ABC transporter ATP-binding protein translates to MALLEVKNLSTYFYTRDGVRKAVDGVSFSVGTSETLGLVGESGSGKSVTALSILRLVDEPGRITGGEVIFDGKPLFKLSPEEMRAIRGKEISMVFQEPLTALNPVMTVGEQIIEQILAHVKIPKREAKRRALGLLGEVHLPDPERIFYDYPHRLSGGMRQRAMIAMALSLNPKLLIADEPTTALDVTIQAEILELFREIREKHNMSVLFITHDFGIVAQLAESVCVMKKGKIVEAGGVDDIFYSPKDAYTKELLAAVPKIQFKGFK
- a CDS encoding ABC transporter permease produces the protein IGVVLGVIAGYYGGWVDSAIMRLIEVMLCFPTFYLILMILAFLGPSIVYVMIVIGVTSWMGLARLVRAEFLSLREREFVVAARVLGASDRRIAFRHILPNALAPVFVSATLSVGGAILLESGLSFLGLGVQIPTPSWGNIISTGRFYIDSAWWLTLFPGLAILMTVLSFYLVGEGLRTILDPRLQRL